The genomic window CTCGGAGAAGCCATTCGATGGGCCCAGCCCAGGAGACACGTGCTTCCGACATTTGGCCCAACATCTTGCCAGCGAAACCTAAGCAGctcaccagtcaccaccacacacTCACTCAGCCACTCCACTCCAGTCGCCGTCAACCTCAacccccttcctcctccctcccACCGGCGGGCGGCGGCCATGGACCAGCAAGTGTTCCTCGGCGTCTCCTGGGGCAATTTGCTCACCTACATGAAGCGCAACAGCGGCATGGATCCCGACATGGATCTCGACATGGGCGACTACTATAACGTGGTGCTCTCCTTCGTGTACGACTACATCCCCGACCCTCCCGTCTCCCCCACCCCCACACTCCCGCTCTCCGGCTTGCCGCGGGTCCCCGACGGCGTCGACCGCATCAGCTGCCTCCCGGACAAGGTCCTCCGTAACATCGTCTCCCGGCTCCCCGCCAAGGAGGCCGCGCGCACCGCCGCCCTCGCCTCGCactggcgccccctctggcgctcgGCGCCCCTCGCTCTTGTCGACAGCCACCTGCTCCCGGACGGCGGAGCGCGCGGTCAGCTCGTCTTCGGTGGTCCTTCTCCCCGCGCCGTCACCGCCGCGGTGTCCCGCGTCATGGCGGCGCACCGGGGTCCCTTCCGCTGCGTCCACCTCACCCGCACCACCATGGATGAGCACCGGGGTGAGATGGCGCGCTGGCTCGACATCCTCGTCGCCAAGGGGGTCCAGGAACTCGTCTTTGTCAACCGGCCGTGGCCGCTAGATCTGCGCCTCCCCGCCACGCTCTTCAGCTACGCCTCCCTCACCCGCCTCTATCTCGGCATCTGGAGgctcccggactccgccgccgtACCGCGCGGCGCTAGATTTCCCAACCTCCGGGAGCTCGGCCTCTGCATGATTGCGATGAAGGACCGTGATCTGGCCTTGCTGCTGGAAAGAAGCCCCGTCTTGGAGTTCCTCCTCATCATGGGATGTCAGATCGGAGTGCGCCTTCGCCTCGTCAGCCAAAGCCTGCGGTGCCTTcagctcagcatgttcttcttggGCGACATGGACGTGGTGGATGCCCCTTGTCTGGAGAGACTTTTTCAGTATAACACCAACAAGAACCGCTCTTCCAGGATCAAGATTGGCCAAGCACCTAAACTTCGAGTTCTGGGATACCTTGAGCCAGGAGGGCAGGAATTGATCATCGTGGTATGCAGCTCACTAATCATCCTAATTCAGTTCGCATGTGTGCCTGTGCTGTGTCAAGTAGCAATTCTTGGGTGCATTGCAGGCTGGGAGCAAGGAGAGCATTGTTCCTAGTGTGCAGATTTTGGCCATGGAGGTGCAGTTCGGTGTGCGCAGTGTTGTCAAGAAAGTGCCTGGCTTTCTCAGATGCTTCCCCAACCTGGAGACGCTCCACGTGCAGGTAAATTTGGTTAACTACATACAGTTGCTGCATTGGTAATTTTGCAATACTAGTGCCTAGTATTTATCTAGTATGGTCAGAAGTCAGAATAGTGAATCGAATCAGTCACGTAATTTatgtcctgctgctgctgctgccgctgcgtgATATGTCCTCATAAATAAGATCCCTGAACTATGTATCCACTGATCAATTTCATCTGCAGTCTCACCACATATCTGAAGAGCCCACCAGGAAGGTCAATGTCAAGTTCTGGCTGCAGGGCGGTCCCATCAAATGCGTCGTGGAGAGCATGAGGAAGGTGTTCTTGTACGAGTTCTGAGGGTCGAGAAGCGAGGTTACTTTCCTCAAGTTTGTCGcggagagggctcgggtgctggagCAGATGGTGGTCGTGGTGTCCAGCAAATCTTTCTCTCCAGGGGATGATGTGGGTGCCAAGCTGAAGCCTCTGACCAATGCAAAATGAGCGAGTAAAGCTTGCAAACTTGAGCTCTTCAAGAGCCCACCGGCTCAATGCGGTGTGGCACCCTTCTGTCACAGGCTAGCAAATGATTTCTCGTTCCCGGACCCTTTTAACGTCAAAGAGTACTGTGAAGAAAGAACCGCTGAGTTAACTATAGTACAGTAGCACCCTGActcttgtactccctccttccgaaaatacttgccatcaaaatggataaaaagagatgtatctagaactaatatatgtctagatacatccccttttgttcatgtatttccggacggagggagtacaagactaCTGGTACCTAGCTAGACTTTGTGCTGCTGGACTTGGCATTGGCAGCAGCTCAAAAACCTGCATTTCGTGCGATTTATCTGGCAGGCCATTTTTGTATAGATTGCACATTTGCCAAGTCTTATGAGGCCGGATGCTTGAGGGAGTAACTAATATAATTAGATAAAATGTTAGTGCTACCAATTTCTCCAAGTCTGTTGCTTTGAAAGTCTGTTCCGTCAGTCATTCTTCACCTTACTTTTCGTTTTGTTGCAAGCCAATTGTCAGCAcggctatctatctatctatctattactaCTAATACTTTAGTGACTACTATGGTCTTTCTGGTTTGTCCAACTGCAATTTCATCACTAGTGTGTTGTGCACTTGTTAGCATGAATCAATTTGTTATGCATTAGATTGGTGTCACTCTCCGCTTGAATGAGTATACTGTAATTGATTACTGCAATTATGGTCTTTAGTTCTTATTTTTCACAAACTTTTACTACATGTTTCTTTTGTAAAAGTGTCACTACTAATTGAGACGCCCCCGGAGTACGTGTTTCTTTTGTAAAAGTGTTATTACTAATTTGCTATGCATCAGGGCTATCTATCTACTACTACTGTACTAGTAGTACATTGTATGGTGTTTCATGAGATCAAAGAACGAAGCAACTTATTTAGGGCTTGTCCTTTTAGTCATGAACAGTGCGAATGTAATGGGGAGCTTCATAAACTAGCACGTATGGTTACATCTCTtgatataggtaggcatgtgtggcTTAATGCACCACCTGCTCGTTTATGTATCCCTGTAAACAATGAACTTAGGCAAGCTATGATTCTAAAAAAAACATGTTTCTTTCACAAATATTCCTTGAGACGCCCCCGTTCATGGCCTCCGGTAGAAGGGAAGGTGGGGTGACAGCGAGggtttggggaggggaggggtgagGAATGGATGCGCTATTCTCTGGAGAGCTAGGTTTCGCGTTTTGGCATGTCCGTCGCTAACGAGATGTTCCAAATGTCGGCAGTAGTAGTGTCTCTCTTGGGCCCATTGAATAGCTTTTTCTCAGTTCGAACGACATCCTATATTAAATACTCCATTCTCCCACTCACCAAATTACCAAAACACATattcgccatttcttcttgctaAAAAACCCTATTCGTCATTTCTTGCCTAAAAAAACTATTCACCATTTCCAAAAAAACACCCATTCACTAATTTCTTGGCCAAAAGGAGACGAGTGAGAACTGTTTTTCAAAATGGAGCACTCGTGTTCCACTAAGACGCGGCCTGATCAGTAGTCACAACAAAGGTTGCCAATTGAGGAAGGGTTGTTCCGACATGCATGAGTACTTGCCCATGGGGATCATAATTTAGCCATGCCGCCACGGTCTCGCCTCGGCACCGAGCATTGCCCAGCTCTAGCTACTTGTGAGGGTCTGATGGAATCCCATCTCCCCTCCAAGGTGCTTCACCACGGGTCCTGGGCATCGGTCGTTTCCGCTCATGTTGAGTCGGCAACCCCATCCAATGTACTTCTCCGGTCCACTCTAACAGCGCAAGCGGAGCTCCTGGTGCGTGTTGGGAGCTTTCTGGAGCGAGCAGAGGCTGCTCTGGGAAAACTCTCATTTGTGCCGGCTGTGTTCCAATCCGCTCATATGCCACGTCCTCCTAGCGAGGTCGATGTTGGTGGCTCAGTGGAGAACAATGTTGCGGAGCTCTATGGTTGTTTCTCCCCTAGAGCCGTGGACAACTCGTCACCTTCGTCTGCCTTGCCCATTGTGTTGTCTGTCGCTGAGGGCGGGACCATTGCCGTGGCCGTGCCTCCGGTGCTGCAGGTGATGCCCGAGCTTCAAGTGCTATGTGCGAGTTCTGATTGATCGCTATCAATGGAGCAAACGATGGTGGGTACGCAAGCAACCACAAGTGAGGGACATGATTCAACCGTGATATGTGAGCAGAATGAGGTGAACTCGCGTGGGTGCTCACATGTGATTTTGGCACCTGTTCCACCCCCGCCGACGGATAATTCGAATGCTCTCTTTGCAAAAGAGCTTTGTGACTTGCTCGCTAGCGTGGAGGCTATTAGTCCTGAAACTGGAAGGGCGATTGCCTGCCTCCTGACGGGATCGACATTCAAGGGCAAATGCAAGGAGGCGAGTGATTGCTCTCGGACCGGTTAGTGAAGGAGAAGTCGCTAAGGTGCAAATGCAAGAAGAGTGGCGCCATATGTAAGGCACCCGCAGATGCTTAGTGGATGATTCTTGGTCCCTCGGCTCATCCTCACAGGTTGGGTCGTCATTGTGGTTTTGGTGTGGTCCACTATCTTTGTTGGGTTCAATTGTGGTGTACAAGCGTCAGGAGTTACGTTTGTAGTATGTTGGGAGGGTTTGACGGGTTGCACGTGTGCTCATGGGGTCTCATGATTGGTGAGTAGTCCAATTATGATCTGATTGTATTGGTTTTGGCCTGGTTTTTCgtaaattaactgggcaattctcttctttttaattaatcgatgaggcaattaTTTTTCCTCCGTTTCGAAAAATAATAATTTAGCCTGTGACTCTTGATACCTGACTTCGGACTACATCATCAGGTAGCTGGTTTAACTTCCAAATTTACATCATCAGGTAGCTGGTTTAGCAATGGGAGGTCTCCATACATCTCTGCTTGCGACCTTTTGGACTAACAAACCTTACATACACTTAGTTACACCAAAACCCACTTAGGGAACAAATGCTTTTCCAGTCTCCCCATTTTTGGTGTATGAAGACAATATGAATTGAGTTCAAAAGATATAGAGATAAAGCTCATAAGGTTGCCTACGAAATATGGAGACACTCCCCTAGATTTGTGCATCGATCAAATGATGTGCTAGTTGAAGCATACTGCACAAATATAGGGTAAAGAGGCTGCCCCTGAATCCTAGGGAAAGTGGGGTGTGACAAAATGAATAATAAACAGGTAAATCATGTTTGCACACCATGTGATATATAAACAAGATAACTTGAAGCATAGTATCACAAGATGGTATATGTGTCATGGCATAGAATAAATAATAATTGCTCACAAATGTATTAATTAAGCAATTGGACCACACAATATGGTTAAGCATATGACATCACACAACATGATAACCAACTGATATGTGCTTATTTGTCTGGCGGTATCTATCTTTTTGGTTGGTTCTGGCAACAGTGTGGTCCATTTACACTTGCTTAGTTGCTTGTTTGAAGAAAAGAAAAACGATCCATGTAAATCTAACGCCTCGTTAAATTGAAAGCTGAATCGGGTCAATCGGCTGTGAAGGAGTGCGTCTGATGGTGTGCTTATTTGTTGAAGTTCAGCTGTCAATTCCAGGTCCATTTGCTGCCTTACATTTCCAGTTTGATCCATAGCCactaatatttttttcaaaatggcaAGAAGATAAGAGTTGCATGGTTAATTAAAAAATGGACTAAAACCATAAAGTTGCCTAGTTAATTATGAAAAACTATACGAAAATTATCACAAACGCTGAGCGGTATGCACAAAATACCTCACGCACACGGCTACAAAGAGGGTATCATTGAGACAGCACACAAGCGCCATCGTCATCACTCCTCCCCTAGAAGGGGTCATCGCCGTGCCGAAACCTTGACCAAATGACACCGACTTCACCATAGGCGATCGTCAACTCAACACACACTGTAGAGGTTGTGTGGAGCTCTACGGAGACATGCGCCAGAAATCAGACACATTCGACTAGACAGCACAACTTCTACTCTGACGATGAACTACAAAGGAGGACTAGGTGTGGCTGGCAAGATCACTGGACGGACCACTTGCTGCCCGTTATCGTACGCCAAGGGACCCAACCACCGCAGCTTCGACTTCACAACAAAAAACAATCCGGACAATCTCACGAACACGCCGGGGAAGAGTCGACTATCTCAACCGATGTTGCGTCTCCGACATCGTTTCTTCCATCATCATTGCCACAGAAGCCTCGACGCCAACACCGCCGTCTTCCGCTAGCCCCGCTTGCTAGTACCCAGCTCCAAAGACAAAGGCCTGAGGGAGGAATACGACACCAAGGCGATGCCATCGTCCGATCAAACAAGATCAAGGGTTTCCCCCCGGAGTTGCGGCGATCCAAGCGTGAGGGGTGCGGCATCAATACAatgatgcctccaagaaggttaGCAATGGCAATGGCCGTCGCCATTGCTGGTCACGGTCACAACGAGACATGGTCTTCACCCAAGCTCTTGACGCCACTTCCTTCATACATCATCTCACAACGACGCCTACCTAGCATCACCACCGAGTTGGCCTCCGCAAGGTGCGGTTGGCTGCTCCGACGATGGGCTTCCGGCCATTAATACTTCAGAAGTACGCAAAGAGCGTGAATGACCTGGTCACCTACATCTTTTCTGAACAGGATGGTTCCATGCTCAACCTCTGATACTAGGACAACTTTTCTTGTTTTGTGAAGGTTTCCCTGATCTCCGTGAAATTGCAGTAATCAGTAATGAAGTACTTTACAAAAGAACCATGTAAAAGTTTGTGAAAATCAAAACTAAAGACCATAATTGTGGTAATTAATTAGTAGACTTTTGAGCTGAGACCAACAGATTACTTCATGCTGCTAACAACAGCAACTGCACAACATATTAAAATTGCAGTTGGACAATACAATTGCAATTCGTAGTGCACTTGCTGGGTTGACATTTCCAGCGTGAATGACCTGGTCACCTACATCTGGTTCGGTACTCAACAGGACGGTTCCATGCTTAACTTGTGATATTGATCCTGTTTAGCTGAAGGTTTCCCAGATCTCTGTCCAATTGCAGTAATCAGTAATAATTTACAAAAGAAACATGCAGTAGAAGTTTGTGAAAATCAAAACTGAAGACCATATTTGTGGTGATTAATTAGTACATTACTCATTTGAGCTGAGACCAACCTAATGGATAGCAGATTAATTCATGGCACTAACAACAGCAACTGCACAACATATTGAAATTGCAGTTGGACAAACCAGAAAGATCATTAGCACTAGATAGCCACATCCCACACAAAAATTAGCACTAGATAAATAACCACAAAGATCATTAGCACTAGATAACCAAAATAAAGGTGAAGATGAACTAATTCGATGCGTTATGCGTCCAGCCACATCCCACACAAAACTTCGCTTCGCAGAAACAAGCATTCCACAGCTTGCCAAATAGGTATACTTGTACAAGAGCTGCTAATCAACTTACAGAGATCCTTTCTGCTTTGGAGTAGTACTTGAGGTCAAAAGGGTCAGCAAACCCGAAATCAGCAGCTAGTTCGTGGTTGTGACGAGGACCAGAAACATTTGTGAGTGGGCTCCTGAAGAGCTCTAGTTTGCAGGCTTTGCTGCTCCATTTTGCATCGGCCAGAGGCTTCAGCTTGGCATTCACGTTATCCCCCGAGGAGAAACACTCACTGGCCAACACAACCACCATCTGCTCCAGCACCCGACCTCTCTCCGCGATAAACTTGAGGAAAGTAAGCTCACTTCTCGACCCTCGGAACTCGTAGAAGAACAACTTCTTCATGCTCTGCAGGACGCATTTGATGGGACCACCCTCCTGCCAGAACTTGAGATTGACCTTGCCGGTGGACTCCTCACGTATGCGGGGGGACTGCAGATGAAATCGATCAGCCGCATATATTAGTTCAGGGATCTTTTCTATGAGGACATATCATGCAGCAGTAGAAATAGCAGCAGCATGCCAAGCAATCTTATAATTAATAGTCTGATTCACAGTTCTGACAACGCTATATAACATGGACACTGGTATTACAAAATTACCAGACAGGCTACACTTACTTTGAACCCTCCACCGGATGTACTATGATTCTGCTAAGACGGTAAAGACGCGATACAAAACAGAGTGCACTTGCTAATAGGCTATCCAAGTGTGACAAATCCTGTTGCGTGGCTGCTATGGTAAGTGGAGCAGACGTGTATTTAGAACCATTATGTCGGAATGCGTTTGTTAGTACCAGATAAGAATACTGCAGGTTGCAACAACTTGTTCCCTGAATCCATGTGTACATTATTCATGTCATGTTCAGTTATCCTGTAACTTGGTCTTTGCCTGTATGTACCATGTATTGAACACTAAGGAAATCACAACTACAGTTCCAGTCAAACTCTGTTTCTATCACTAAAGGGGGAAAGATCTTTGCGACGCCGCAACCCATGATAGCAGGCCAGCAGGTCAGTTCATTCTAGATAACATGGACACTGGCATTGCAAAATTACCGATGCAGCAAATGTATGCAGTTAACAAATTTTACCTGGACATGGAGCGTCTCCAGGTTGGGGAAACAGCGCAGAAAACCGGGCACTTTCTTGATAGCATTGCGGACACCAAATGGCACCTCCATGGCCAAAATCTGTACACTAGGGACAATGTTCTCCTTGCTCCCAGCCTgcaatgcaaccaaggacaaagaaACTAATTCAGATCATAGCTTAGAATTATTGTTGGACACAGATACACTTGCAGATTGAGATCTGTACCACGATGACCAACTCTTGCTCTCCTGGCTTAAGATATCCCAGCACAAGCAGGTTAGGTGCACGCCCAATCTTGATTCTGAAAGAGCGGTTCGCCATGACGCGGCAACCCTGCGCGGCGACAGTTTGCCACTGGAAGAGCCTCTCCAGGAGAGGGGCATCCACCACGTCGATGTTCTCCAAGAAGGTATGGCCGAGCTGAACGCAGCGCAGGCTATGGCTGACGAGGCGAACGCGCACTCCGGTCTGGCTGGCCATGATGACCAGGAACTCCAGGACGGGGCTTCTTTCAAGCATGAAGGCGAGGTCACGGTCCTCCATGACATTCCAGCATAGGCCGAGCTCCCGGAGGTTGGGGAAGCTGACACCGCGCGGCACGGCGGCGGTGTCCGGGAGCCTCCAGACGCCGAGGTAGAGGCGGGTGAGGGAGGCGCAGCTGAAGAGCGTGGCGGGGAGGCGCAGGTCAATCGGCCAAGGACGGTTGACAAAGATGAGATCTTTGACCCCCTTTGCGACGAGGGTGTCGATCCAGCGGGCCATCTCGCCTCGGTGCTCGTCCATGGTGCTGCAGGTGAGGTGGACGCAGCGGAAAGGCCCCGGGTGCGCCGCGAGGGCGCTGGACACCGCGGCGGTGACGGCGCGGGGAGAGGGAGCGCCGATGATGAACGGGCCGGACGCGCCCCCGTCCGGAAGCAGATGGCTGTCGACAAGGGAAAGGGGCGCCGAACGCCAGAGCGGGCGCCAGCGCGAGGCCAAGGTGGCGGTGCGCGCGGCGTCCTTGGCGGGGAGGCGGGAGATGATGTCGCGGAGGAGCGCATCCGGGAGGCGGCTGATGCGGTCGACGCCTTCGGGGACCCAGGACGCGCCGGCGAGCGAGAGGGTGGCGGTGGGGGAGACGGGCGGGGCCGGGAGGTAGCGGTACACCATGTAGAGCATCATGTTGGAGCCGAGATCCAGCGTGTCAGGGTGTCGGCCGTTGCGCTCAATGCTGGCGAGCATATCGCTCCTGGAGGTGCCGATGATGACCTGCGGTTCGTCCATGGCcgccggtggagggggagggggccgacgGCGAGGGTTTGGTTTGGGGAGGAGTGGGGAATGGAGGAGTGGGTGTGGTGCCCGCCGTCGTGATTTGCTACGAGAGAGGCGCTCGCtcatatgggccggcccatgaatgcGTCGCTCACGTCTGTCAGCTGGATCTTTGTTGTCTcaaacaaaaaaaataagaaaaaagctTACCTTCAACCGACTCATAATGCTCATGCGTCCGCCGGCTCCACATCCGTTGGATCGTCTGTTGATTAGACAGACAAGAGCGTCCACGCTTCCGCGTTGCGCGGACGTTTTTTCTGAAACTTACCTGTTGTTTCAGGAAACATTCGTGCAACTGGATAACGACCGCGACTCAGTTGACTCGTGTGGCTAAGACGGAGGGCAGCGCGGTTGCAAGGAATTCAGAAACACTTTGTAGACAATGAAATCATTTTTCAGagatacaatcaagcaggacaatGGGACTTAGAATTCATGTTTCAGAGATACAATCAAGTAGCCAGTAGTCCTGAACCTCTTGGTTTCAGagatacaatcaagcaggacaatTGGATTTGTTGATTCATGTTTTTCAGAGATAGCTATGTTTCAGAAACAGAGACCATGTTTCAGAAACTAACCCAGGCTTCCAGATGCGATATGCTCGAAGTAGTTTCAGGAAACACCACCGAAGGGATTGTGAACTAAGAGGAAACTCCAACACGCGGTGGCCCCCCCGGCGGCGCTCGGAGCTGAGAACGATGGTCGCGCCTGATCTCGAAGCAGGGCCCCTCGGTGAGCTCGATTTGCGTCAGATCCGGCCATCTGACGCGCGATATGGAGCGCcatagtgttgcagaaacttcgattTAGCTCCAGGATGCCGCCGGCGAGCTGATTTTGCCGTGGGTCGGCGGCGGAGTCACACGGGGCGCAGCTCTGTCGGGGTATGGGGCAAGAGTGTTATTTGTTTCTGCAACAGAGTGGCTGTTGCAGGAAATAACGAGTGGGCATGCGGGCGTCTACACTAGATCGGACCGCCATCAGGTCGGGCATCTAACGGCCGTCGAGACGACGGATAAAATCAGAAAATCAGCCGGTGGACGCGTAGCGTCGCCCAAAAAATAAACCAACATCAGCTGGATCTTTGCCCTTTGACAATGAGGTAGACCCAATATATGTTTATGTAATGCTTGCACTCACCGGGGCAAGTTATATTTGTAAATACCTGGACGTATGTGAGGAGAAAACTAAGATGGATGGTATGACATCCAAGATACTAACTGATAGTGCAATTGATctagagtggaagtttgatcatggGCGTCCACGTAGAACACGGATAAAGTTGATTGTGCTACATAAATTACCTTTCCTTTTTGTTGACTATCGTGGCTTTAAGTCCTTTGTTAAGACGTAGAATCCATGGTTCAATGTGGTATATCAAGGATAATAATTAAATTGGATTgcatttttttcttttgcgagagaaatttccaatctattcatcaatgATGGCAGCACAAAGAATCtaagaggtaataaaaattacaaccaggtccattgaccacctagcgacgactataagaGCTGGAGCAAACCGAAGGCACGCCGCCGtacgtcatcgcccctccctcaccagAGCCGgataaaccttgttgtagtagacagtcgggaagttgtcTTGCTAAGGCCCCAAAGGACCAGCACACCAGAGCAGCAACCATCGCTGATGAAGAGAGTTGTAGATCGGAAAGATCAAACCTGTAACCACACGAACGAAGACGAATTGGATCCAaatagatccaccgaagaccagcaccgaccgaTCCCATGAGATCcaacggagacacacctccacacatccTCCAAGGACGCTATTCGCACCATCGGGACGGGGCTAGGACGTGGGAGACATTATTACTACTGAGGGACATCGCCACCGCCACATAGCCCCAACCAAGACGATTAACAAAACAAAAACGAGAACAGGTCCCTTCCGCCGGCGGGGGTTTGAGATCCTCCGGGCCTCCATGGCCCAAAAAAGAAATCCAAGCATTCTTTAGCAATCTAAGTTCCCAAATATCATTAACGGGTGACATTTGGACATCCAGACAGAAACTGGGTAATTTATGCATAACCGCCCACTTTATTAATGATTCATGGACTTTACAAAACAAAATAATCAGATTTTGGCTCTTGAAAACCCCTCACAATGCCCTAACATATTTGATATGGTAGTACAAAAGAGCTTGAGAGATTGGAACATTGAAGACAAAATCTTCAACTTTACCCTCGACAATGCACCAATTAATAGCTCGATGGTTGACCACTTGAGGAAGAATTTGGTAGATAGGTATCTTGTCCATCACTGTGGAAAATATTGCATGTTAGATGTGTTGCGCGCGTACAAATCTTGTGGTGCAAGTGATAAAGACCGAACCTCGATGGCGAGATCCGGTCTGTTTTTGCGGCATGAtgtttcacgacactccacctctAGCAGTAGAAACCTCTGCCCGCGCACGTGATGTACGCGAAGTAGAGGGATTGAACCCTATGAGAAAACCCATCTCAACGATCACGTCCacaacaatttctacaaagaaaTTGCAACATAGAGGTTTTGTAAAGATTCCTCCAAAACTTAATAGGGTGTCTACCCtaaaaaacacatcgtgtctatttgaTATAAAATATAACCTGTGTATTACATGGACCATACCTAGCTATTTATAGAAGTTACCTCAGGACATGTGCCTCCTAAAATCTGGATTCTTTCTAGATTTAACTAACTTGCCAAGCATGCAAAGATCGACTAAAGTAAAGTTTGACTCTTTTATTTGTTTGGTCCTTTATTTGCTTTTAACGTGGTGGCCCCCACCCAGACTCCTTTAAACTCATGATCTTCGACGTGATAAACTTCCTTGTACGTATAGCTTTTGGTCGTTTAGGTGGCCGTAACCTCCCAAAGAAATACTCAACAtgatttcttcctcttcttgtatctgAAACAAACACTAATTTCCATACCTTGCACGTGTATTTTACTTTCTTCAATGGAAACTACAGTCCCAAAGtcttgctccagcgtcggcgcggagcttgaAAGGTAGTCCAGGGgcagatgcagattgtggtctgcatcgacgacatctggaagatgaAACATGtgttgggttcgtggttcgtggatggcaggtatggttttctTCTTCGGCGTCTTggtcgtggtggggtgccagatttggagtttgatggcgtgtccggggtgttgccccggtctgattcgttcaaggccaagggcttcacttttggtgagccaccttggagggccgcaaagctgcatatcatcGATGGAGACGCGTCGAGCCCGAGTGAGGAGGTGATCCGCCATTCTTTTCTTCGGTAGctgttgtggtggtgccggaggtagGTGACAGGCGTTGGTGTCAAGtttagagatgttctgctatctttccAATTTTGTCATGTCGGTTCTTATGTGACTTGtattttgatctttatgatatgaatgagacacgtattgcCATACAAAAAAAGTCCTCATAT from Triticum aestivum cultivar Chinese Spring chromosome 3B, IWGSC CS RefSeq v2.1, whole genome shotgun sequence includes these protein-coding regions:
- the LOC123066406 gene encoding probable FBD-associated F-box protein At1g32375, producing the protein MDEPQVIIGTSRSDMLASIERNGRHPDTLDLGSNMMLYMVYRYLPAPPVSPTATLSLAGASWVPEGVDRISRLPDALLRDIISRLPAKDAARTATLASRWRPLWRSAPLSLVDSHLLPDGGASGPFIIGAPSPRAVTAAVSSALAAHPGPFRCVHLTCSTMDEHRGEMARWIDTLVAKGVKDLIFVNRPWPIDLRLPATLFSCASLTRLYLGVWRLPDTAAVPRGVSFPNLRELGLCWNVMEDRDLAFMLERSPVLEFLVIMASQTGVRVRLVSHSLRCVQLGHTFLENIDVVDAPLLERLFQWQTVAAQGCRVMANRSFRIKIGRAPNLLVLGYLKPGEQELVIVAGSKENIVPSVQILAMEVPFGVRNAIKKVPGFLRCFPNLETLHVQSPRIREESTGKVNLKFWQEGGPIKCVLQSMKKLFFYEFRGSRSELTFLKFIAERGRVLEQMVVVLASECFSSGDNVNAKLKPLADAKWSSKACKLELFRSPLTNVSGPRHNHELAADFGFADPFDLKYYSKAERISRSGKPSAKQDQYHKLSMEPSC
- the LOC123066405 gene encoding F-box/LRR-repeat protein At5g02910 encodes the protein MDQQVFLGVSWGNLLTYMKRNSGMDPDMDLDMGDYYNVVLSFVYDYIPDPPVSPTPTLPLSGLPRVPDGVDRISCLPDKVLRNIVSRLPAKEAARTAALASHWRPLWRSAPLALVDSHLLPDGGARGQLVFGGPSPRAVTAAVSRVMAAHRGPFRCVHLTRTTMDEHRGEMARWLDILVAKGVQELVFVNRPWPLDLRLPATLFSYASLTRLYLGIWRLPDSAAVPRGARFPNLRELGLCMIAMKDRDLALLLERSPVLEFLLIMGCQIGVRLRLVSQSLRCLQLSMFFLGDMDVVDAPCLERLFQYNTNKNRSSRIKIGQAPKLRVLGYLEPGGQELIIVAGSKESIVPSVQILAMEVQFGVRSVVKKVPGFLRCFPNLETLHVQSHHISEEPTRKVNVKFWLQGGPIKCVVESMRKVFLYEF